From a region of the Rhodococcus sp. 4CII genome:
- a CDS encoding helix-turn-helix domain-containing protein: MDCPIALSLERVGDWWSILILRDATHGITRFDQFQKSLGISTNSLSRRLGVLVEAGLLERRRYSERPPRHEYVLTESGRTFRPVLIALYAWGNENFPPEAPNVRLVHKESGADVEPLLIDRSTGDPLDDEHTSFQPGPSADDRLRAVLARRNEVTA, encoded by the coding sequence ATGGATTGCCCGATCGCGCTCTCGCTCGAGCGGGTGGGCGACTGGTGGAGCATTCTCATCCTGCGCGACGCCACGCACGGCATCACCCGTTTCGATCAGTTCCAGAAAAGCCTCGGGATTTCGACCAACTCCCTGTCTCGTCGGCTCGGGGTCCTCGTCGAGGCGGGCCTGCTCGAGCGTCGTCGCTACAGCGAACGCCCTCCGAGACACGAGTACGTCCTGACCGAGTCCGGACGAACGTTCCGACCCGTGCTGATAGCACTCTATGCCTGGGGCAACGAGAACTTCCCGCCCGAAGCGCCCAACGTCCGTCTGGTGCACAAAGAGTCGGGTGCCGACGTTGAACCGCTGCTGATTGACCGATCCACGGGCGATCCGCTCGATGACGAGCACACGAGCTTTCAGCCCGGCCCCTCCGCCGATGATCGGTTGCGGGCCGTGCTCGCTCGACGCAACGAGGTCACGGCCTGA